A section of the Corvus hawaiiensis isolate bCorHaw1 chromosome 14, bCorHaw1.pri.cur, whole genome shotgun sequence genome encodes:
- the LOC125333473 gene encoding aryl-hydrocarbon-interacting protein-like 1 isoform X1, translating to MEETYLLNVEGVKKKILHGGQGELPKLQDGSKFTFHFQTLKDDFERTVIDDSREAGMPMEIIVGKMFKLEIWETLLSSMRIGEVAEFWCDIIHTGMYALVSRGMRRIAEGRDPLEGQKHRCGMGNMFDYHSTGYDDLDELQRTPQPLIFIMELFRVEDPSAYKRDTWAMSKEEKLAAVPVLHSEGNRLVLRREFAQAAAKYQEAVICLRNLQAKEKPWEDGWLKLESLVTPLVLNYCQCQMELGEYYEVLEHTTELLQKHNDNAKAYFKRAKAHAAVWNEREAREDFQRVAHLDPSMAAAVKKELKQLGERMRKKHVEDRKRYQGLFQSSQGLKAREGQESREVGDGAPQGEAGVRDSPGQGEQDAETEVTGQPGALEAEQGTPRAGGEGAAPGGEARGEPVGEEVEGRDRTAVGEEVNLGTCGAKSESLGTEEEGEEEEEREEEEEEEEKEEKEESKEEKVERGAEEEDEKLKEGEEVEKDEEKDEEKDEEKDEAVAKGKVEKDKEKESLPAKLGKPEAGQCGTTGETKAAGLVQGLEQGASGAEGAGTGNEAQAQPKRTPELGAPSEGLGSAEGPPGLEDKTSGEGLEEVSCREQGAGSGQENSGEGNIPPESFTSGEDEELGGGAEIPSCPITAREGGAAPLEQRSKEQGHDQP from the exons ATGGAGGAAACCTACCTGCTGAATGTGGAAGGGGTCAAAAAGAAGATTCTGCACGGAGGCCAAGGGGAGCTGCCAAAGTTGCAGGATGGGAGCAAG TTCACCTTCCACTTCCAGACGCTGAAGGATGACTTTGAGCGGACAGTGATCGATGACAGCCGGGAAGCTGGCATGCCCATGGAGATCATCGTGGGCAAGATGTTCAAGCTGGAGATCTGGGAGACGCTGCTCAGCTCCATGAGGATTGGGGAGGTGGCAGAGTTCTGGTGTGACATCATT CACACAGGCATGTATGCCCTGGTCTCCAGGGGCATGCGGAGGATCGCGGAGGGACGGGACCCCCTGGAAGGCCAGAAGCACCGCTGTGGCATGGGCAACATGTTTGACTACCACAGCACGGGCTACGATGACCTGGACGAGCTGCAGCGGACACCACAGCCTCTCATCTTCATCATGGAGCTGTTCCGG GTGGAGGACCCCTCGGCGTACAAACGGGACACCTGGGCCATGAGCAAGGAGGAGAAGctggcagcagtgcctgtgctgcacAGTGAGGGCAACCGCCTCGTCCTGCGCAGGGAGTTCGCGCAGGCGGCGGCCAAGTACCAGGAGGCTGTCATCTGCCTCAGGAACCTccaggccaag GAGAAGCCGTGGGAGGATGGCTGGCTGAAGCTGGAGAGCCTGGTCACGCCGCTGGTGCTCAACTACTGCCAGTGCCAGATGGAGCTCGGCGAGTACTACGAGGTGCTGGAGCACACCACGGAGCTTCTCCAGAAGCACAATG ACAACGCCAAGGCCTATTTCAAGCGGGCGAAGGCCCACGCTGCTGTCTGGAACGAGCGGGAGGCACGGGAGGACTTCCAGCGCGTGGCTCACCTCGACCCCTCCATGGCGGCTGCAGTGAAGAAGGAGCTGAAACAGCTGGgggagaggatgaggaagaagCACGTGGAGGATCGGAAGCGCTACCAGGGCCTCTTCCAGTCGTCCCAGGGTCTGAAGGCCCGTgaggggcaggagagcagggaggtgggtgATGGGGCACCTCAGGGTGAGGCTGGGGTCCgggacagccctgggcagggggagcaggatGCTGAGACTGAAGTAACAGGACAACCAGGGGCTCTGGAAGCAGAACAAGGgacccccagggctgggggtgaaggggcagcaccaggaggagAAGCCCGGGGAGAGCCTGTGGGAGAAGAGGTGGAAGGGAGGGATCGGACAGCAGTGGGGGAAGAAGTAAACCTGGGCACCTGTGGGGCAAAGTCAGAGAGCCTGGGAACAGAGGAGgaaggtgaggaagaggaagagagggaagaggaagaagaggaggaagaaaaggaagaaaaagaggagagcaaagaggaaaaggtgGAGAGGGGGGCAGAGGAAGAAGATGAGAAATTAAAAGAGGGTGAAGAAGTGGAAAAGGACGAGGAAAAGGACGAGGAAAAGGACGAGGAAAAGGACGAGGCAGTAGCAAAAGGGAAAGTGGAgaaggacaaagagaaagagagtcTACCAGCAAAACTGGGAAAGCCTGAAGCAGGGCAATGTGGGACAACAGGGGAGACAAAGGCAGCAGGGCTAgtgcagggcttggagcaaggagccagtggagcagagggagctggcacagggaatGAGGCCCAGGCTCAGCCAAAGagaaccccagagctgggggctCCCAGCGAGGGGCTGGGTTCAGCTGAGGggcccccagggctggaggatAAAACGTCTGGGGAGGGTCTTGAAGAGgtgagctgcagggagcaaggAGCAGGCAGTGGACAAGAAAATTCTGGGGAAGGCAACATCCCACCAGAGAGCTTCACCTCTGGGGAAGATGAGGAGCTGGGTGGAGGGGCAGAAATACCCTCCTGCCCCATAACAGCCAGAGAAGGGGGTGCTGCACCCCTGGAGCAACGCAGCAAAGAGCAGGGCCATgaccagccctga
- the LOC125333473 gene encoding aryl-hydrocarbon-interacting protein-like 1 isoform X2 — protein sequence MEETYLLNVEGVKKKILHGGQGELPKLQDGSKTLKDDFERTVIDDSREAGMPMEIIVGKMFKLEIWETLLSSMRIGEVAEFWCDIIHTGMYALVSRGMRRIAEGRDPLEGQKHRCGMGNMFDYHSTGYDDLDELQRTPQPLIFIMELFRVEDPSAYKRDTWAMSKEEKLAAVPVLHSEGNRLVLRREFAQAAAKYQEAVICLRNLQAKEKPWEDGWLKLESLVTPLVLNYCQCQMELGEYYEVLEHTTELLQKHNDNAKAYFKRAKAHAAVWNEREAREDFQRVAHLDPSMAAAVKKELKQLGERMRKKHVEDRKRYQGLFQSSQGLKAREGQESREVGDGAPQGEAGVRDSPGQGEQDAETEVTGQPGALEAEQGTPRAGGEGAAPGGEARGEPVGEEVEGRDRTAVGEEVNLGTCGAKSESLGTEEEGEEEEEREEEEEEEEKEEKEESKEEKVERGAEEEDEKLKEGEEVEKDEEKDEEKDEEKDEAVAKGKVEKDKEKESLPAKLGKPEAGQCGTTGETKAAGLVQGLEQGASGAEGAGTGNEAQAQPKRTPELGAPSEGLGSAEGPPGLEDKTSGEGLEEVSCREQGAGSGQENSGEGNIPPESFTSGEDEELGGGAEIPSCPITAREGGAAPLEQRSKEQGHDQP from the exons ATGGAGGAAACCTACCTGCTGAATGTGGAAGGGGTCAAAAAGAAGATTCTGCACGGAGGCCAAGGGGAGCTGCCAAAGTTGCAGGATGGGAGCAAG ACGCTGAAGGATGACTTTGAGCGGACAGTGATCGATGACAGCCGGGAAGCTGGCATGCCCATGGAGATCATCGTGGGCAAGATGTTCAAGCTGGAGATCTGGGAGACGCTGCTCAGCTCCATGAGGATTGGGGAGGTGGCAGAGTTCTGGTGTGACATCATT CACACAGGCATGTATGCCCTGGTCTCCAGGGGCATGCGGAGGATCGCGGAGGGACGGGACCCCCTGGAAGGCCAGAAGCACCGCTGTGGCATGGGCAACATGTTTGACTACCACAGCACGGGCTACGATGACCTGGACGAGCTGCAGCGGACACCACAGCCTCTCATCTTCATCATGGAGCTGTTCCGG GTGGAGGACCCCTCGGCGTACAAACGGGACACCTGGGCCATGAGCAAGGAGGAGAAGctggcagcagtgcctgtgctgcacAGTGAGGGCAACCGCCTCGTCCTGCGCAGGGAGTTCGCGCAGGCGGCGGCCAAGTACCAGGAGGCTGTCATCTGCCTCAGGAACCTccaggccaag GAGAAGCCGTGGGAGGATGGCTGGCTGAAGCTGGAGAGCCTGGTCACGCCGCTGGTGCTCAACTACTGCCAGTGCCAGATGGAGCTCGGCGAGTACTACGAGGTGCTGGAGCACACCACGGAGCTTCTCCAGAAGCACAATG ACAACGCCAAGGCCTATTTCAAGCGGGCGAAGGCCCACGCTGCTGTCTGGAACGAGCGGGAGGCACGGGAGGACTTCCAGCGCGTGGCTCACCTCGACCCCTCCATGGCGGCTGCAGTGAAGAAGGAGCTGAAACAGCTGGgggagaggatgaggaagaagCACGTGGAGGATCGGAAGCGCTACCAGGGCCTCTTCCAGTCGTCCCAGGGTCTGAAGGCCCGTgaggggcaggagagcagggaggtgggtgATGGGGCACCTCAGGGTGAGGCTGGGGTCCgggacagccctgggcagggggagcaggatGCTGAGACTGAAGTAACAGGACAACCAGGGGCTCTGGAAGCAGAACAAGGgacccccagggctgggggtgaaggggcagcaccaggaggagAAGCCCGGGGAGAGCCTGTGGGAGAAGAGGTGGAAGGGAGGGATCGGACAGCAGTGGGGGAAGAAGTAAACCTGGGCACCTGTGGGGCAAAGTCAGAGAGCCTGGGAACAGAGGAGgaaggtgaggaagaggaagagagggaagaggaagaagaggaggaagaaaaggaagaaaaagaggagagcaaagaggaaaaggtgGAGAGGGGGGCAGAGGAAGAAGATGAGAAATTAAAAGAGGGTGAAGAAGTGGAAAAGGACGAGGAAAAGGACGAGGAAAAGGACGAGGAAAAGGACGAGGCAGTAGCAAAAGGGAAAGTGGAgaaggacaaagagaaagagagtcTACCAGCAAAACTGGGAAAGCCTGAAGCAGGGCAATGTGGGACAACAGGGGAGACAAAGGCAGCAGGGCTAgtgcagggcttggagcaaggagccagtggagcagagggagctggcacagggaatGAGGCCCAGGCTCAGCCAAAGagaaccccagagctgggggctCCCAGCGAGGGGCTGGGTTCAGCTGAGGggcccccagggctggaggatAAAACGTCTGGGGAGGGTCTTGAAGAGgtgagctgcagggagcaaggAGCAGGCAGTGGACAAGAAAATTCTGGGGAAGGCAACATCCCACCAGAGAGCTTCACCTCTGGGGAAGATGAGGAGCTGGGTGGAGGGGCAGAAATACCCTCCTGCCCCATAACAGCCAGAGAAGGGGGTGCTGCACCCCTGGAGCAACGCAGCAAAGAGCAGGGCCATgaccagccctga